One stretch of Humidesulfovibrio mexicanus DNA includes these proteins:
- the atpA gene encoding F0F1 ATP synthase subunit alpha — MQIKAEEISKIIEGQIQNYESRVEMSETGTVLYVGDGIARVHGVKNAMAMELLEFPGGLKGMVLNLEEDNVGVALLGDCTDIKEGDPVKRTGQIFSVPVGEAVLGRVIDPLGNPIDGLGPIQAKETRPVELKAPGIIARKSVHQPMMTGLKAIDAMTPVGRGQRELVIGDRQVGKTAVCIDAILAQKGGDVKCFYVAIGQKKATVALVADTLRRYGAMDYTTIISATASEPAPLQFIGAYSGCTMAEYYRDSGQHALIIYDDLSKQAVAYRQMSLLLRRPPGREAFPGDVFYLHSRLLERACKVNDSLGAGSLTALPIIETQAGDVSAYIPTNVISITDGQVYLEPALFNAGIRPAINVGLSVSRVGGAAQIKAMKQVAGTLRLDLAQYRELAAFAQFGSDLDKATQQKLNRGARLVELLKQPQYQPMPAQEQVVSLYAGTRGFMDEVPLDAVRKFETEMLEFLRNSKADIMKDIIEKKALDADLEGRLKAAIEEFKKGFRA, encoded by the coding sequence ATGCAGATCAAAGCGGAAGAAATCAGCAAAATCATTGAGGGACAAATCCAGAATTACGAGTCCCGCGTGGAAATGAGCGAGACCGGCACCGTGCTCTACGTCGGTGACGGCATCGCCCGCGTGCATGGCGTCAAGAACGCCATGGCCATGGAGCTCCTGGAGTTCCCCGGCGGCCTCAAGGGCATGGTGCTCAACCTCGAAGAGGACAACGTCGGCGTCGCGCTTCTGGGCGACTGCACCGACATCAAAGAGGGCGACCCGGTCAAGCGCACCGGCCAGATCTTCTCCGTGCCCGTCGGCGAGGCCGTGCTCGGCCGCGTCATCGACCCCCTGGGCAACCCCATCGACGGTCTCGGCCCCATCCAGGCCAAGGAGACCCGCCCGGTGGAGCTGAAGGCCCCCGGCATCATCGCCCGTAAGAGCGTCCACCAGCCCATGATGACCGGCCTCAAGGCCATCGACGCCATGACCCCGGTCGGCCGCGGCCAGCGCGAACTGGTCATCGGCGACCGCCAGGTCGGCAAGACCGCGGTCTGCATCGACGCCATCCTCGCCCAGAAGGGCGGCGACGTGAAGTGCTTCTACGTGGCCATCGGCCAGAAGAAGGCCACCGTCGCCCTGGTGGCCGACACCCTGCGCCGCTATGGCGCCATGGACTACACCACCATCATTTCGGCCACCGCCTCCGAGCCCGCGCCCCTGCAGTTCATCGGCGCGTACTCCGGCTGCACCATGGCCGAGTACTACCGCGACTCGGGCCAGCACGCGCTGATCATCTACGACGACCTGTCCAAGCAGGCCGTGGCCTACCGCCAGATGTCGCTGCTGCTGCGCCGCCCCCCCGGACGCGAAGCCTTCCCCGGCGACGTGTTCTACCTGCACTCCCGCCTGCTGGAGCGCGCCTGCAAGGTGAACGACAGCCTCGGCGCCGGTTCGCTGACCGCCCTGCCTATCATTGAGACCCAGGCCGGCGACGTGTCCGCGTACATTCCGACCAACGTCATCTCCATCACCGACGGCCAGGTGTACCTGGAGCCCGCGCTGTTCAACGCCGGCATCCGCCCGGCCATCAACGTCGGCCTCTCGGTCAGCCGCGTGGGCGGCGCCGCCCAGATCAAGGCCATGAAGCAGGTCGCCGGCACCCTGCGACTCGACCTCGCCCAGTACCGCGAGCTCGCCGCCTTCGCGCAGTTCGGCTCCGACCTGGACAAGGCCACGCAGCAGAAGCTGAACCGCGGCGCCCGCCTGGTGGAGCTCTTGAAGCAGCCCCAGTACCAGCCCATGCCCGCCCAGGAGCAGGTGGTCAGCCTCTACGCCGGCACCCGCGGCTTCATGGACGAGGTGCCCCTGGACGCCGTGCGCAAGTTCGAGACCGAAATGCTTGAATTCCTGCGCAACTCCAAGGCCGACATCATGAAGGACATCATCGAGAAGAAAGCCCTGGACGCCGACCTCGAAGGCCGTCTGAAGGCCGCCATCGAAGAGTTCAAGAAGGGCTTCCGCGCCTAA
- the atpH gene encoding ATP synthase F1 subunit delta has translation MSGNIVARRYAKALFAVGMKQGDAELEAYGKQLAGLAGALAESPEALRFFKNPVFSVEEKKAVLKQITDALGLTQTMVNFASLLADKNRLVSLPEIAEDFGAMLDEKNGIVSGKLVTAVALSDTRKVELKERLEKQTGKKLVLGFDTNAEILGGVVLQIGDSVLDASLRAQLNILKETIKRGE, from the coding sequence TTGAGCGGGAACATCGTCGCGCGCAGGTACGCCAAGGCGCTGTTCGCCGTGGGCATGAAGCAAGGCGATGCCGAGCTTGAGGCCTATGGGAAGCAGCTTGCCGGGCTGGCTGGGGCATTGGCGGAGTCGCCGGAGGCCTTGCGGTTCTTCAAGAACCCGGTCTTCAGCGTCGAGGAGAAGAAGGCTGTTCTCAAGCAGATAACGGATGCGCTGGGTCTTACGCAGACCATGGTGAACTTCGCGAGCCTGCTTGCCGACAAGAACCGCCTGGTCTCCCTGCCTGAGATCGCGGAAGACTTCGGCGCCATGCTTGACGAGAAAAACGGCATCGTGTCCGGCAAGCTCGTCACCGCCGTCGCGCTTTCCGATACCCGGAAGGTGGAATTGAAAGAACGGCTTGAGAAGCAGACCGGCAAGAAGCTGGTCCTCGGGTTCGACACCAACGCCGAGATTTTGGGCGGTGTGGTGCTGCAGATCGGGGACTCCGTGCTTGACGCCAGCCTGCGCGCTCAGCTGAACATTTTGAAAGAAACCATCAAGAGGGGTGAGTAG
- the atpF gene encoding F0F1 ATP synthase subunit B, whose amino-acid sequence MIGVLAFTALAYASGGEAGEDHGLPWANFGWRILNFVIFIFLLYKFAGAKAAAFFGGRRTQIRKDLEDLELRKVEAEKKLKDVETGIRNLEQERAAILAEAKTQGDAIKAAILEKAHKDAEAMKAQAVTSAENEARAAFDRVRGEIADQVIEQATKIVREKLTEKDHERLVDEYLTKVVLN is encoded by the coding sequence TTGATCGGCGTTCTTGCGTTCACGGCGCTGGCCTACGCCAGCGGCGGGGAAGCGGGCGAGGATCACGGGCTGCCCTGGGCCAACTTCGGCTGGCGCATCCTGAACTTCGTCATCTTCATCTTCCTGCTCTACAAGTTCGCCGGGGCCAAGGCCGCGGCCTTCTTCGGCGGTCGCCGCACGCAGATCAGGAAGGATCTTGAGGATCTTGAGCTGCGCAAGGTCGAGGCCGAAAAGAAGCTCAAGGACGTGGAGACGGGCATCCGCAACCTGGAGCAGGAACGGGCCGCCATCCTGGCCGAGGCCAAGACCCAGGGCGACGCCATCAAGGCCGCCATCCTCGAAAAGGCCCACAAGGACGCCGAGGCCATGAAGGCCCAGGCCGTGACCAGCGCCGAGAACGAGGCGCGCGCGGCCTTTGACCGGGTGCGCGGCGAAATCGCCGACCAGGTCATCGAGCAGGCGACAAAGATCGTGCGCGAGAAGCTCACCGAGAAGGATCATGAGCGCCTCGTGGATGAATACTTAACAAAGGTGGTGCTCAATTGA
- a CDS encoding ATP synthase F0 subunit B: MIDLDKTFAIQLVNFLVTVAGLNVFLIRPIREKIKERNTLMADQTASIENFNSSADEKLKSYQQALDTARQQGLELRKQLRAEGAGEEQLIMAAAGKEVAATMKANQDEIAAQVAGAKKALSADVETFAQKATAKILGAA; this comes from the coding sequence ATGATAGATCTCGACAAAACGTTCGCGATTCAGCTGGTCAATTTTCTGGTCACGGTGGCGGGGCTGAACGTGTTCCTGATCCGTCCCATTCGGGAAAAGATCAAGGAGCGCAACACGCTCATGGCCGATCAGACGGCCAGCATCGAAAACTTCAACTCCAGCGCCGACGAAAAGCTGAAAAGCTACCAGCAGGCCCTGGACACCGCGCGTCAGCAGGGGCTTGAACTGCGCAAGCAGCTGCGCGCAGAAGGCGCGGGAGAGGAACAGCTGATCATGGCCGCGGCCGGCAAGGAAGTGGCTGCGACCATGAAGGCGAACCAGGACGAAATCGCCGCGCAGGTGGCTGGCGCCAAGAAGGCCCTTTCCGCCGACGTGGAGACATTCGCGCAGAAGGCCACAGCCAAGATCCTTGGCGCGGCCTAA
- the rodA gene encoding rod shape-determining protein RodA — MSPIDRRVFYHVNWKLAGLMAALFAIGVLNLYSASGVRLDVGVQVENYYQKQLIWGAMGLLGMAVFMAFDYRRLHAAAWPLYTVTLLLLLAVPIAGKTVLGARRWLDLGLFNLQPSELAKFAMLLLGARLLSEDSERLHLKELASVLGLGLLPALLIIKQPDLGTGMLVLLLLGGLVLYRGVQPWLFRTLCVLVPLVMPLFWFVLKDYQKRRILAFLDPATDPLGSGYHILQSEIAVGSGRVFGKGFLGGTQSQLRFLPEKHTDFAVAVFGEEWGFFGMTVLLSVFCAFLYQLAVVARDAKDPYGSYLAAGVFFYFFWQILINMGMVMGLMPVVGVPLPFISYGGSATVVNFCLLGLVLNVSMRRYLFKQT, encoded by the coding sequence GTGAGCCCCATCGACCGGCGGGTCTTCTACCATGTGAACTGGAAGCTGGCGGGCCTCATGGCCGCGCTGTTCGCCATCGGCGTGCTGAACCTGTATTCGGCGAGCGGAGTGCGGCTTGACGTGGGGGTTCAGGTGGAGAACTACTACCAGAAGCAGCTCATCTGGGGCGCCATGGGCCTGCTCGGCATGGCGGTGTTCATGGCCTTCGACTACCGCCGCCTGCACGCCGCGGCTTGGCCGCTGTATACGGTGACGCTGCTGCTGCTGCTGGCCGTGCCCATAGCGGGCAAGACCGTGCTTGGCGCGCGGCGCTGGCTCGATCTGGGCCTGTTCAACCTCCAGCCCAGCGAGCTGGCCAAGTTCGCGATGCTGCTGCTGGGCGCGCGGCTGCTTTCCGAAGACTCCGAGCGCTTGCATCTCAAGGAACTCGCCTCGGTCCTCGGACTGGGCCTGCTCCCCGCCCTGCTCATCATCAAGCAGCCGGACCTGGGCACGGGAATGCTGGTGCTGCTGCTGCTCGGCGGTCTGGTGCTGTACCGCGGCGTGCAGCCGTGGCTGTTCCGCACGCTCTGCGTGCTGGTTCCGTTGGTCATGCCGCTGTTCTGGTTCGTGCTCAAGGACTACCAGAAGCGCCGCATCCTCGCCTTCCTCGACCCCGCCACCGACCCGCTTGGCTCCGGGTACCACATCCTGCAGTCGGAAATCGCCGTGGGTTCGGGCAGAGTGTTCGGCAAGGGGTTTCTGGGCGGCACGCAAAGCCAGCTGCGCTTCCTGCCCGAAAAGCACACGGACTTCGCCGTGGCCGTGTTCGGGGAGGAGTGGGGATTCTTCGGCATGACCGTGCTGCTCTCGGTCTTTTGCGCTTTCCTCTACCAGCTCGCCGTGGTGGCCCGCGACGCCAAGGACCCGTACGGCAGCTACCTGGCCGCCGGGGTGTTCTTCTATTTCTTCTGGCAAATCCTCATCAACATGGGCATGGTCATGGGGCTCATGCCCGTGGTCGGCGTGCCCCTGCCCTTCATCAGCTACGGCGGCAGCGCCACCGTGGTGAACTTCTGCCTGCTCGGACTCGTGCTCAACGTGTCCATGCGGCGCTATCTCTTCAAACAAACCTGA
- the mrdA gene encoding penicillin-binding protein 2, producing MKNLLSGSSQNMPRHGATLLQFLVLGLFCLFLVRLWYLQIHLGPVFTEKSRNNQLRIEYLFAPRGFLRDRNGELLAVNEPAFALGLVREDCDDIPATLAKVSELTDIPLERLQEIYARNKPKVKSFEPLVLVPDLNFETIAKIEGMSVRWPGLEILSRTRRKYNYGHLLSHVLGYVSEANESEMQADPTLSLGDFVGKQGLENRLDSRLRGAKGKRLIEVDVTGRRLSEEQQGEPKAGEEVFLSIDLGLQQLGHKMLEGKSGAVIVMDPDSGEVHALVSEPSYDSNMFTNGLSSAQWAQLRDDPLHPLQNRATQSVYPPGSVFKLIIAAAGLHYGVVDPKDTVTCTGEVALGSHVFRCWKHSGHGTVDMRRALVESCDVYFYRLGMKLGVDRMSAFAKACGFGSPTGIDLPHEKGGLIASREWKLKRFGVRWTKGEDLNMSIGQGYTVTSPLQVARYIAAVLNGGKLLKPSLIKGEPATVTGQIPLTPQQAELVKQAMVATVEDPRGTCHRVLTPGVVVGAKTGSAQVVRLTEELRRMGDSVPYKYRDHAWMAGFGEQGGKRYVVVAMVEHGMHGASGAGPVVKAMLNALFLGKRELPPQDIAGAESPAESPAARLEAVETQFPEPPQPMPPSFGGDRPAQEPLRPGPSEQEAPQ from the coding sequence ATGAAGAACCTGCTTAGCGGCTCCAGCCAGAACATGCCCCGCCACGGGGCCACGCTGCTCCAGTTCCTGGTGCTGGGGCTGTTCTGCCTGTTCCTGGTGCGCCTCTGGTATCTGCAAATCCACCTTGGGCCCGTGTTCACGGAAAAAAGCCGCAACAACCAGCTGCGCATCGAATACCTCTTCGCCCCGCGCGGCTTTCTGCGCGACAGAAACGGCGAACTGCTCGCCGTCAACGAGCCCGCCTTCGCCCTGGGGCTGGTGCGCGAGGACTGCGACGACATTCCCGCAACCCTGGCCAAGGTGTCCGAGCTCACGGACATTCCGCTGGAGCGCCTGCAGGAAATCTACGCCCGCAACAAGCCCAAGGTGAAAAGCTTCGAGCCGCTGGTGCTGGTGCCGGACCTGAATTTCGAGACCATCGCCAAGATCGAGGGCATGAGCGTGCGCTGGCCGGGGCTCGAAATCCTCTCCCGCACGCGGCGCAAGTACAATTACGGACACCTGCTTTCCCACGTCCTGGGCTACGTTTCCGAGGCCAACGAGTCCGAGATGCAGGCGGACCCCACGCTTTCCCTGGGCGACTTCGTGGGCAAGCAGGGGCTGGAGAACCGGCTCGACTCCCGTCTGCGCGGGGCCAAGGGCAAGCGGCTCATCGAGGTCGATGTCACGGGCCGCAGGCTCTCTGAGGAGCAGCAAGGCGAGCCCAAGGCCGGCGAGGAGGTGTTCCTGTCCATCGACCTGGGCCTGCAGCAGTTGGGGCACAAGATGCTGGAGGGCAAGAGCGGCGCGGTCATCGTCATGGACCCCGACTCCGGCGAGGTGCACGCCCTTGTCTCCGAGCCCAGCTACGACAGCAACATGTTCACCAACGGGCTTTCCAGCGCCCAGTGGGCCCAACTGCGCGACGATCCCCTGCACCCGTTGCAAAACCGCGCCACCCAAAGCGTGTACCCGCCGGGATCGGTGTTCAAGCTGATCATCGCGGCCGCCGGACTGCACTACGGCGTTGTTGACCCCAAGGACACCGTGACCTGTACGGGCGAGGTGGCCCTGGGCAGCCACGTGTTCCGCTGCTGGAAACACTCCGGCCACGGCACCGTGGACATGCGCCGCGCCCTGGTGGAAAGCTGCGACGTGTATTTCTACCGCCTGGGCATGAAGCTCGGCGTGGACCGCATGAGCGCATTCGCCAAGGCCTGCGGCTTCGGCTCGCCCACCGGCATCGACCTGCCGCACGAAAAAGGCGGGCTCATCGCCAGCCGCGAGTGGAAGCTCAAGCGCTTCGGGGTGCGCTGGACCAAGGGCGAAGACTTGAACATGTCCATCGGCCAGGGCTACACCGTCACCTCGCCGCTGCAGGTGGCCCGGTACATCGCCGCGGTGCTCAACGGCGGCAAACTGCTCAAGCCCTCGCTCATAAAGGGCGAGCCCGCGACCGTCACCGGCCAAATCCCCCTTACCCCGCAGCAGGCCGAACTGGTGAAGCAGGCCATGGTGGCCACGGTTGAGGATCCGCGCGGCACCTGCCACAGGGTGCTCACTCCGGGCGTCGTGGTGGGCGCAAAGACCGGCAGCGCGCAGGTGGTGCGCCTGACGGAAGAGCTGCGGCGCATGGGCGACAGCGTGCCCTACAAGTACCGCGACCACGCCTGGATGGCCGGATTCGGCGAACAGGGCGGCAAGCGCTACGTGGTGGTGGCCATGGTGGAGCACGGAATGCACGGCGCCTCGGGCGCGGGACCGGTGGTCAAGGCCATGCTCAACGCCCTGTTCCTGGGCAAGCGCGAACTGCCGCCGCAGGACATCGCCGGCGCGGAAAGTCCGGCCGAAAGCCCGGCCGCCAGGCTGGAGGCCGTGGAGACCCAGTTCCCCGAGCCGCCGCAGCCCATGCCGCCAAGCTTTGGCGGTGACCGCCCGGCGCAGGAGCCCCTCCGGCCAGGGCCGAGCGAGCAGGAGGCCCCCCAGTGA
- the mreC gene encoding rod shape-determining protein MreC, translating to MNLKKIAIFLVAGLFVYLSLYTWNLRSGHLTRLSTYSGLDSVGTVLRPGRWAGSVADGFVDRYVDLVGLKQQNEALEAEVKALRLENMTLRERAEATARVERLLAFPEPPDWRREGARVIAQRVGPTAILETILVDRGKLSGAVEDTPVLSPEGVVGRIYRAGLTASTVLLLTDPSSRIAVVGRDNRAAGVVYGMGEGEKLVVKYVGLTSTIEQGEILVTSGMDGVYPKGLPVARVTSVKREEATLFMEVRAEPMTDSARLEEVLLLKRAAQPEDTRALWE from the coding sequence GTGAATCTGAAAAAGATCGCCATCTTCCTCGTCGCCGGGCTCTTCGTCTACCTGAGCCTCTACACCTGGAACCTGCGCTCCGGCCACCTGACGCGTCTGAGCACCTATTCCGGGCTGGACAGCGTGGGGACGGTGTTGCGTCCGGGCCGGTGGGCGGGCTCGGTGGCGGACGGATTCGTGGACCGCTACGTGGACCTGGTGGGGCTGAAGCAGCAGAACGAGGCCCTTGAGGCCGAGGTGAAGGCCCTGCGCCTGGAGAACATGACCCTGCGCGAGCGCGCCGAGGCCACGGCCCGGGTGGAGCGCCTGCTGGCCTTCCCCGAGCCGCCCGACTGGCGGCGCGAGGGGGCGCGGGTCATTGCGCAGCGCGTGGGCCCCACCGCGATCCTCGAAACCATTCTGGTGGACCGGGGCAAGCTGTCCGGCGCTGTGGAGGACACCCCCGTGCTCTCGCCCGAGGGCGTGGTGGGCCGCATCTACCGCGCGGGACTCACGGCCTCCACCGTGCTGCTTTTGACGGACCCCTCCAGCCGCATCGCCGTTGTGGGGCGCGACAACCGCGCCGCGGGCGTGGTGTATGGCATGGGCGAGGGCGAGAAGCTCGTGGTCAAGTACGTGGGGCTCACCTCAACCATCGAGCAGGGCGAAATCCTGGTCACATCGGGCATGGACGGGGTGTACCCCAAGGGCCTGCCCGTGGCGCGCGTCACCAGCGTGAAGCGCGAGGAGGCCACCCTGTTCATGGAAGTGCGCGCGGAGCCCATGACCGACAGCGCCCGTTTGGAAGAGGTGTTGCTGCTCAAGCGCGCGGCGCAGCCGGAAGACACCCGCGCCCTTTGGGAGTAG
- a CDS encoding rod shape-determining protein produces MVKLFDKFFEYLSTDLAIDLGTANTLVYVKGAGVMLSEPSVVAVKRDSRGGKVVLAVGTEAKKMLGRTPGNIVAIRPMKDGVIADFEVTEAMLRHFISKVNNSRRLVRPRIMICVPTGITQVEKRAVKESAQSAGAREVYLIEEPMAAAIGANLPITEATANMVVDIGGGTTEIAVISLSGIVYAKSVRIGGDKMDEAIMQHVKRKYNMLIGESTAEEIKMTIGSAYPVEGAGEMEVRGRDLVTGIPQNRVITAEEVRGAISEQVEGIVQGVRIALEQTPPELAADIVDRGIVLTGGGALLKGLDKLLQHETQLPITVVDDPLTAVVLGSGKALECIDLYREVTTD; encoded by the coding sequence ATGGTCAAGTTGTTTGACAAATTCTTCGAATACCTTTCCACGGACCTGGCCATCGACCTGGGCACGGCCAACACGCTGGTCTACGTGAAGGGCGCGGGCGTCATGCTCTCCGAGCCTTCCGTGGTGGCCGTGAAGCGCGACAGCCGCGGCGGCAAGGTGGTGCTGGCCGTGGGCACCGAGGCCAAAAAGATGCTGGGCCGCACGCCCGGCAACATCGTGGCCATACGCCCCATGAAGGACGGCGTCATCGCCGACTTCGAGGTCACCGAGGCCATGCTGCGCCACTTCATCTCCAAGGTGAACAACTCCCGCCGTCTGGTGCGCCCCCGCATCATGATCTGCGTGCCCACGGGCATAACCCAGGTGGAGAAGCGCGCCGTGAAGGAAAGCGCCCAGAGCGCCGGCGCGCGCGAGGTGTACCTCATCGAGGAGCCCATGGCCGCGGCCATCGGCGCCAACCTGCCCATCACCGAAGCCACGGCCAACATGGTGGTGGACATCGGCGGCGGCACCACGGAAATCGCCGTCATCTCGCTTTCCGGCATCGTGTACGCCAAGAGCGTGCGCATCGGCGGCGACAAGATGGACGAGGCCATCATGCAGCACGTGAAGCGCAAGTACAACATGCTCATCGGCGAAAGCACCGCGGAAGAAATCAAAATGACCATCGGCAGCGCGTACCCGGTTGAGGGCGCGGGCGAGATGGAGGTGCGCGGCCGCGACCTGGTCACCGGCATCCCGCAGAACCGCGTCATCACGGCGGAGGAAGTGCGCGGGGCCATCAGCGAGCAGGTGGAAGGCATCGTGCAGGGAGTGCGCATCGCGCTCGAACAGACCCCGCCCGAACTCGCGGCCGACATCGTGGACCGGGGCATCGTGCTCACCGGCGGCGGCGCGCTTCTCAAAGGCCTGGACAAGCTCCTCCAGCACGAGACCCAGCTGCCCATCACCGTGGTGGACGATCCGCTCACCGCCGTGGTGCTCGGCTCGGGCAAGGCGCTTGAATGCATCGACCTGTACAGGGAAGTGACCACGGACTAG
- a CDS encoding TIGR01212 family radical SAM protein (This family includes YhcC from E. coli K-12, an uncharacterized radical SAM protein.) — protein sequence MSTRPSPDPGHFPPLNTPLWFAASAYYRRRLGARARKVPLDAGLSCPNRDGTISRAGCSFCNPAGSGTGLFAQGVGLAEQWERFAPRLLSRQPGVRLLGYLQAYTNTHAAPERLRAIMAEAVALPGLAGLCLGTRPDCLDIGAGEERLDILAEALRLLPATGGEPFLQLDLGLQSADDAVLLRANRGHGAEAFALAARAAAARGLEVCAHLLHGLPSAAADDLERSVAFVNALPVAAVKFHNLLVCRGAPLARAWRAGAFRPPERGAYLEALIRALELLRPDIRVERVFADPAPGELLAPDWAQDKAANLDLLRRELVRRDTWQGRAQCPHARPDWT from the coding sequence ATGAGCACGCGCCCCTCCCCGGACCCTGGGCATTTCCCGCCGCTGAACACGCCGCTTTGGTTCGCCGCATCGGCGTACTACCGGCGGCGGCTGGGCGCGCGCGCGCGCAAGGTGCCCCTGGACGCCGGGCTTTCCTGCCCCAATCGCGATGGAACCATTTCCCGCGCCGGGTGCAGCTTTTGCAATCCCGCAGGCTCCGGAACCGGCCTTTTCGCCCAGGGGGTCGGCCTGGCGGAGCAGTGGGAGCGGTTCGCGCCGCGCCTGCTTTCCCGCCAGCCGGGTGTGCGGCTTCTGGGCTATTTGCAGGCCTACACCAACACCCACGCCGCGCCCGAGCGCCTGCGGGCGATTATGGCCGAGGCGGTCGCCTTGCCAGGCCTTGCCGGACTTTGCCTGGGCACCCGGCCGGACTGCCTGGATATTGGCGCGGGGGAGGAGCGCCTGGACATCCTGGCCGAGGCGCTGCGCCTGCTGCCCGCAACCGGCGGCGAGCCGTTTCTGCAGCTGGACCTGGGCCTGCAATCCGCCGACGATGCCGTGCTGTTGCGCGCCAACCGGGGCCACGGGGCGGAGGCCTTCGCCCTGGCGGCGCGCGCCGCGGCCGCGCGCGGGCTGGAGGTGTGCGCGCACCTGCTGCATGGCCTGCCCAGTGCGGCCGCGGACGATTTGGAGCGCTCGGTGGCCTTTGTGAACGCCCTGCCCGTGGCGGCGGTGAAGTTCCACAACCTGCTGGTGTGCCGGGGCGCGCCCCTTGCGCGGGCTTGGCGCGCCGGAGCATTTCGCCCGCCGGAACGGGGAGCGTACCTGGAGGCGCTCATTCGGGCTTTGGAACTGCTGCGGCCGGACATCCGCGTGGAGCGGGTCTTCGCCGATCCCGCGCCGGGCGAGCTGCTGGCCCCGGATTGGGCGCAGGACAAGGCCGCGAATCTTGATCTGCTGCGCCGGGAGCTTGTGCGGCGCGACACCTGGCAGGGCCGGGCGCAATGCCCGCACGCCCGGCCGGACTGGACCTGA
- a CDS encoding methylated-DNA--[protein]-cysteine S-methyltransferase: MAQGKRIEDGRVERVAASPLGLDILWGTGERAGRIVALRLERAQASGLAVDASPEARAVFQALSRLAQGRPADFPPLPLDWDALTPFARLVLSSLLARVPHGATVTYGELARLCGRPGAARAVGRAMAGNPWPLVVPCHRVLGVGGALTGYTNPHGLALKALLLEMESGPARS; the protein is encoded by the coding sequence ATGGCCCAAGGGAAGCGCATTGAGGACGGCCGGGTGGAGCGCGTGGCCGCTTCGCCGCTGGGATTGGATATCCTCTGGGGCACAGGGGAGCGCGCCGGGCGCATCGTGGCGCTGCGCCTGGAGAGGGCGCAGGCCTCCGGCCTGGCGGTCGATGCGAGCCCCGAGGCCCGCGCCGTGTTTCAGGCCCTGTCGCGTTTGGCGCAGGGCCGCCCGGCGGACTTCCCGCCCTTGCCGCTGGACTGGGACGCCCTGACGCCCTTCGCCCGGCTGGTGCTCTCCAGTCTGCTTGCGCGCGTGCCCCATGGAGCCACCGTGACCTATGGCGAGCTTGCGCGGCTTTGCGGGCGTCCTGGGGCGGCGCGGGCCGTGGGCCGGGCCATGGCGGGCAACCCTTGGCCGCTGGTCGTGCCCTGCCACCGGGTGCTGGGCGTTGGCGGCGCGCTTACCGGCTACACCAATCCCCACGGCCTGGCATTGAAGGCGTTGCTGCTTGAAATGGAGAGCGGCCCGGCCAGGAGCTGA